One segment of Ipomoea triloba cultivar NCNSP0323 chromosome 12, ASM357664v1 DNA contains the following:
- the LOC115999246 gene encoding rac-like GTP-binding protein ARAC1, which produces MSASRFIKCVTVGDGAVGKTCLLISYTSNTFPTDYVPTVFDNFSANVVVNGSTVNLGLWDTAGQEDYNRLRPLSYRGADVFILAFSLISKASYENVSKKWIPELTHYAPGVPIVLVGTKLDLRDDKQFFVDHPGAVPITTAQGEELKKTIAAPAYIECSSKTQENVKGVFDAAIKVVLAPPKAKKKKAKTQKSCSIL; this is translated from the exons ATGAGCGCTTCTAGGTTCATCAAGTGCGTCACAGTCGGTGATGGCGCTGTTGGCAAGACCTGCCTCCTTATTTCATACACCAGCAACACTTTCCCCACG GATTATGTTCCAACTGTATTCGACAATTTCAGTGCCAATGTGGTTGTCAATGGGAGTACCGTTAACCTTGGTTTGTGGGATACTGCTG GCCAGGAGGATTATAATAGACTAAGACCTCTGAGTTACCGTGGAGCTGATGTTTTCATTTTGGCATTTTCTCTCATTAGTAAAGCCAGCTATGAGAATGTTTCCAAAAAG TGGATTCCTGAGTTGACACATTATGCTCCTGGTGTCCCAATAGTCCTTGTTGGAACTAAACTTG ATCTTCGGGATGATAAGCAGTTCTTTGTTGACCATCCTGGTGCTGTGCCAATTACCACTGCTCAG GGAGAGGAGCTCAAGAAAACAATTGCTGCACCTGCCTACATTGAATGCAGTTCAAAAACACAAGAG AATGTTAAAGGAGTGTTTGATGCTGCGATTAAAGTTGTGCTCGCGCCACCCAAGGCGAAGAAAAAGAAGGCCAAGACTCAGAAGTCTTGCTCGATTTTGTGA
- the LOC115999247 gene encoding bZIP transcription factor 27-like, whose amino-acid sequence MAMEDVWKEINLSSLYDHRFNHDPNLQGMGLHDFLGRPFAKDTPPRPAPPPPATTRLNLNSVPEFHFCGTVQNSALQPPRGPVSPKASFEGLASSPAGSNGSGRKRGHNSCNSSGDNRHKRMIKNRESAARSRARKQAYTNELELEVAHLMKENAKLIRQYQQLRIEAAAAPKNRKLCRTSSAPL is encoded by the exons ATGGCTATGGAAGACGTCTGGAAAGAGATCAATCTCTCCTCCCTCTACGACCACCGCTTCAACCACGATCCCAATCTTCAGGGCATGGGTTTGCACGACTTCTTGGGCCGACCCTTTGCAAAAGACACTCCGCCCAGGCCTGCGCCGCCGCCTCCGGCGACCACCAGGCTGAATCTCAACTCCGTCCCGGAGTTCCATTTCTGTGGGACTGTGCAAAACTCGGCCTTGCAGCCTCCCCGCGGCCCTGTTTCCCCTAAAGCGAGTTTCGAGGGCTTGGCTTCATCTCCGGCTGGGAGCAATGGTAGTGGGAGAAAGAGGGGCCATAACTCCTGTAATAGCTCCGGCGACAACCGGCATAAGCGGATGATTAAGAACCGGGAGTCAGCTGCTCGTTCCAGAGCTAGGAAGCAG GCTTATACAAATGAGTTGGAGCTAGAAGTGGCTCATTTGATGAAAGAGAATGCCAAGCTCATTAGACAATATCAGCAG TTGCGGATAGAAGCAGCGGCTGCTCCCAAAAACCGCAAGCTCTGCCGAACCTCATCTGCTCCACTCTGA
- the LOC116000188 gene encoding protein POLLENLESS 3-LIKE 2-like, translated as MLQDMVNAPPGFRPSKSAPVSPAKPLGGGLSRMRSDSFHIAHKVPVGDTPYVRAKNVQLVDKDPERAIPLFWAAINAGDRVDSALKDMAIVMKQQNRAEEAIEAIRSLRNRCSDQAQEALDNILLDLFKRCGRLDDQIALLKHKLYLIHQGLAFNGKRTKTARSQGKKFQVSVEQEANRLLGNLGWALMQQNKYIEAEEAYRRALLVAPDNNKMCNLGICLMKQGRIGEAKENLRRVRPAVADGPRGVDSHLKAYERAQQMLRDLESEMMTKAAGTDRLQQSKVFESFLGSSAIWQPQPCSENHHQNPTPFPTPTIPDEFPDENLNSCNIIMNQRSGKALTFCTVNALNSHAPPFYSARFPKDLPFPQFPERLKRTISETEEYTENNKVRKQEDKAQVSAAVEGLLPDSKEFEEAIIAAVLGSDDTEKLKPEAIRKVDKRLKVFQDITLSLSPKGGV; from the exons ATGTTGCAGGACATGGTGAATGCCCCTCCTGGTTTCCGTCCCTCAAAGTCCGCTCCCGTTTCACCAGCCAAGCCGCTCGGGGGCGGCCTTTCCAGAATGCGCTCTGACTCGTTCCATATCGCTCACAAAGTCCCTGTTGGGGACACCCCTTATGTCAGAGCCAAGAACGTTCAA TTGGTGGATAAGGATCCGGAGAGGGCGATTCCGTTGTTTTGGGCAGCCATCAATGCGGGGGATAGGGTGGATAGTGCTTTGAAAGACATGGCGATTGTGATGAAGCAGCAAAACAGGGCGGAAGAAGCCATTGAAGCGATTAGATCATTGAGGAACCGGTGTTCCGATCAAGCTCAGGAAGCTCTCGACAACATTCTCTTGGATCTCTTCAAG agATGTGGGAGATTGGATGATCAGATAGCACTTCTGAAGCACAAGTTGTACTTGATCCATCAAGGGCTAGCTTTCAATGGGAAGAGAACAAAGACTGCTAGATCACAAGGGAAGAAGTTTCAGGTTTCTGTGGAGCAAGAAGCAAATAGGTTGCTG GGGAATCTAGGGTGGGCATTGATGCAGCAAAACAAATACATAGAAGCCGAAGAAGCTTACAGAAGGGCTTTACTGGTTGCGCCAGACAACAACAAGATGTGCAACCTGGGAATCTGCCTGATGAAGCAAGGGCGGATTGGGGAAGCGAAGGAGAATCTGCGGCGGGTGAGGCCGGCCGTGGCGGACGGGCCGAGAGGCGTGGACTCTCATCTAAAGGCCTACGAGAGAGCCCAGCAAATGCTCCGGGACTTAGAGTCAGAAATGATGACTAAAGCCGCCGGCACCGACAGGCTTCAACAGAGCAAAGTGTTTGAGTCCTTCCTGGGCTCCTCTGCAATCTGGCAGCCACAGCCTTGCAGTGAAAATCATCACCAAAACCCCACCCCATTCCCAACCCCCacaatccctgatgaattcccagACGAGAATCTCAATTCTTGTAACATAATCATGAACCAAAGGAGTGGGAAAGCACTCACCTTCTGCACGGTGAATGCACTGAACAGCCACGCCCCTCCATTCTACTCTGCCAGGTTCCCCAAGGACCTCCCATTTCCTCAGTTCCCTGAAAGACTCAAGAGAACAATCAGTGAAACAGAAGAGTACACTGAAAACAATAAGGTGAGAAAGCAGGAGGATAAGGCCCAAGTTTCTGCTGCTGTAGAGGGATTGCTGCCAGATAGCAAGGAGTTTGAGGAGGCCATCATTGCTGCAGTTCTGGGCTCAGATGATACTGAAAAGTTGAAGCCAGAAGCAATAAGAAAGGTGGACAAGAGGCTCAAGGTTTTCCAAGACATCACCTTGTCTCTCAGTCCAAAAGGAGGAGTCTAG
- the LOC116000189 gene encoding probable L-ascorbate peroxidase 3 gives MAAVAPAVDAEYLKEIELTRADLRSVISSMNIAPLMLRLAWHDAGTYDAFTKTGGPNGSIRNPKEYSHAANAGLKVAIDICEEVKAYHPKITYADLYQLAGVVAVEVTGGPIIDFVPGRKDSLESPEEGRLPDAKQGPSHLRSVFHRMGLTDKDIVALSGGHTLGKAHRDRSGFEGQWTKEHLKFDNSYFVELLKGDSDGLLKLPTDKALVEDPKFRQYVLLYAQDEEAFFRDYAESHKKLSELGFTSPPPSSTKLCGRVIIGVAVAAVAILSYYYADSH, from the exons ATGGCGGCGGTAGCACCAGCAGTGGACGCCGAGTATCTGAAGGAAATAGAGCTGACAAGGGCAGATCTCCGATCTGTCATCTCCAGCATGAACATTGCTCCTCTCATGCTTCGCTTGGC GTGGCATGATGCCGGCACGTATGATGCCTTTACGAAGACAGGAGGTCCTAATGGATCCATTAGAAATCCGAAAGAATACTCGCATGCTGCCAATGCTGGATTGAAAGTTGCAATTGATATTTGCG AGGAAGTAAAAGCCTATCATCCAAAAATTACTTATGCTGACCTCTACCAg CTTGCTGGGGTTGTTGCTGTTGAGGTCACTGGAGGTCCTATCATCGATTTCGTCCCCGGTAGAAAG GATTCATTGGAGTCACCAGAAGAAGGGCGCCTTCCTGATGCCAAACAAG GTCCATCTCACCTGAGAAGTGTCTTCCATAGAATGGGCTTAACTGACAAGGATATTGTGGCATTGTCTGGAGGCCACACACTG GGAAAAGCTCACAGGGACAGGTCAGGCTTTGAGGGCCAGTGGACAAAGGAGCATTTGAAATTTGATAATTCATATTTTGT GGAGCTTCTTAAAGGAGATTCTGATGGCCTATTAAAACTGCCCACTGATAAAGCTCTGGTGGAAGATCCTAAATTCCGCCAGTATGTGCTACTTTATGCCCAG GATGAAGAGGCATTTTTCAGAGATTATGCAGAGTCTCACAAGAAGTTGTCAGAGCTGGGATTTACTTCACCACCACCGTCCTCTACTAAGTTGTGCGGGAGAGTTATCATTGGAGTTGCAGTAGCCGCAGTTGCAATCCTAAGTTACTATTACGCCGACTCGCACTGA